A single genomic interval of Zobellia nedashkovskayae harbors:
- a CDS encoding alpha-ketoglutarate decarboxylase — protein MIKKLYKFSKSTFLVLFLIVFALNCSAQNTSTPSDFWNKVRFGGGLGFGLNNGGFNASVSPSAIYQFSEQFSSGVSLTFNYAKYDDSKRYAYGGSIISLYNPIHFLQISAELEQLRINQTLGFNDLSTIEDNYWSPALFLGLGYTDRNFTVGIRYNVLYDDSKSIYLDAWMPFVRVYF, from the coding sequence ATGATTAAAAAACTTTATAAGTTCTCCAAAAGCACTTTTTTAGTGTTATTTCTTATCGTTTTCGCATTAAATTGTTCCGCACAAAACACTTCTACCCCCTCCGATTTTTGGAATAAGGTACGGTTTGGCGGAGGACTAGGCTTTGGACTCAACAATGGAGGTTTTAATGCTTCAGTGTCACCTAGTGCTATCTATCAATTTAGTGAGCAATTTTCAAGTGGTGTAAGTCTTACTTTTAATTATGCCAAATATGACGACAGTAAACGTTATGCCTATGGCGGAAGCATTATTTCGCTCTACAACCCCATACATTTTTTACAAATTTCTGCAGAATTAGAACAATTACGCATCAATCAAACTCTTGGTTTCAATGATTTATCTACAATTGAAGATAATTATTGGTCGCCCGCTCTATTCTTAGGATTAGGGTATACAGATCGAAATTTCACTGTTGGTATTCGCTACAACGTTCTTTATGATGATAGCAAAAGTATATATCTTGATGCATGGATGCCTTTCGTAAGAGTTTATTTTTAG
- the galE gene encoding UDP-glucose 4-epimerase GalE, which translates to MKILVTGGLGFIGSHTVVELQNEGFEVVIIDDCSNSSEKVLEGISSISGKMPIFEKIDLKEKAKVEDFFKRHQDVQGVIHFAASKAVGESVQKPLLYYENNIGTLVYLLKELSKKDNASFIFSSSCTVYGQADEMPISEKAPVKPAESPYGNTKQMGEEIIRDTCAVNPKLKAIALRYFNPMGAHPSGSIGELPIGVPQNLVPFITQTGMGLREELSVFGDDYPTEDGTCIRDYIYVVDLAKAHVKALQRLLGGKNQDNYEVFNLGTGKGSSVLEVIHSFERVSGKKLNYKIVDRRAGDIVSAYADTKKANDVLGWKSQYTLDEAMKSAWEWEQKVRA; encoded by the coding sequence ATGAAAATATTAGTAACCGGCGGGCTCGGATTTATTGGATCACATACAGTTGTAGAACTTCAAAACGAAGGTTTTGAGGTAGTGATAATTGATGATTGTTCCAATTCATCTGAAAAGGTATTGGAGGGTATTTCTTCCATTTCTGGTAAAATGCCAATTTTTGAAAAGATTGATTTAAAGGAAAAAGCTAAAGTTGAAGATTTTTTTAAAAGACATCAAGACGTTCAAGGAGTGATTCATTTTGCAGCCTCAAAAGCCGTTGGCGAAAGTGTTCAGAAACCACTTTTGTATTATGAAAACAACATAGGTACATTGGTCTATCTTTTGAAAGAACTTTCTAAGAAAGACAACGCTAGTTTTATATTCAGTTCTTCTTGTACCGTTTATGGTCAGGCAGATGAAATGCCTATTAGTGAAAAGGCTCCGGTAAAACCAGCAGAATCTCCTTATGGGAATACCAAGCAAATGGGCGAAGAGATTATTCGTGACACATGTGCTGTAAATCCAAAATTGAAAGCTATTGCATTGCGTTATTTTAACCCAATGGGTGCCCATCCTAGTGGTAGTATAGGAGAATTGCCTATTGGTGTGCCACAGAACTTGGTGCCTTTCATAACCCAAACAGGTATGGGGTTAAGAGAGGAACTGTCTGTTTTTGGTGATGATTATCCTACGGAAGATGGTACATGTATTCGGGATTATATTTACGTGGTAGATTTGGCCAAGGCTCATGTAAAGGCATTGCAACGCTTGCTAGGAGGGAAGAACCAAGATAACTATGAGGTGTTTAACTTAGGTACAGGAAAAGGAAGTTCTGTCCTTGAGGTTATTCATAGTTTTGAAAGGGTTTCTGGTAAAAAACTGAATTATAAAATCGTAGATAGAAGAGCTGGAGATATTGTTTCTGCTTATGCAGATACTAAAAAAGCGAATGATGTTTTAGGTTGGAAATCTCAATATACTTTAGACGAAGCAATGAAGTCTGCTTGGGAGTGGGAGCAAAAAGTTAGGGCATAA